Proteins co-encoded in one Spirosoma endbachense genomic window:
- a CDS encoding YdeI/OmpD-associated family protein yields MPTFTTILQKFDKKGEKTGWTYIELPIDVTDVLKPGQKTSFRVKGTLDNLEIKQVALIPMGRSGGSEGAFIMPVNATMRRSIRKEEGASVRVTIDVDDSPLPLSADFLECLQDDPDALKFFETLPKGHQNYFSKWIEDAKTTETKANRITKALRGLSMGMGYGEMIRYFKNQQ; encoded by the coding sequence ATGCCCACGTTTACTACCATTCTTCAGAAGTTTGACAAAAAAGGCGAAAAGACCGGCTGGACATACATCGAACTACCGATTGATGTGACGGATGTGCTGAAACCCGGACAGAAAACATCTTTTCGGGTTAAAGGAACGCTGGATAATCTGGAAATTAAACAGGTAGCCCTGATCCCGATGGGACGATCGGGCGGTTCGGAAGGGGCGTTTATTATGCCTGTTAACGCAACCATGCGCCGTAGTATTCGGAAAGAAGAAGGTGCATCGGTGCGGGTCACGATCGATGTGGATGATTCGCCGTTACCCTTATCTGCCGACTTCCTGGAGTGTTTGCAGGATGATCCTGATGCGCTGAAATTTTTTGAAACGTTGCCCAAAGGTCACCAGAACTACTTCAGCAAATGGATCGAAGACGCCAAAACCACCGAAACCAAAGCCAATCGCATTACCAAAGCCTTACGGGGATTGTCGATGGGAATGGGATACGGCGAGATGATCCGATACTTTAAAAATCAGCAGTAA
- a CDS encoding helix-turn-helix transcriptional regulator: protein MPITRSAFQRYRLIDEIISRYPRQFSKQKLFDLCRDKCGIRSISSLEKDIQRLREDHDAPIAYDKRRNGYYYTDPQFRLLRLMLSPDDMEALDYAREVLTATQGASVAGELANALQKVRQSLDIIREVKTEGLTRRVVYVEERVLGGNRHYVPVLIRAINQNRQITFRYLKHETAVTMSDPLAEVPKLRTLHPILLREVADSWYVIGYDEPSGKERTFALDRMSDLEITDDPCAVPPDVLTNVSELFEHIYGITDSSGPVEEILLSFSPLFGRYVTAKPIHQTQEVIRDTDEECVVRLRLAPNRDLLMHLRSYGEHLTVIQPASLAQDIKESLMATLARY from the coding sequence ATGCCTATTACCCGATCAGCCTTTCAACGTTACCGACTCATCGACGAAATCATTAGCCGATATCCCCGCCAGTTTTCCAAACAGAAACTGTTTGACCTCTGCCGCGACAAGTGCGGGATTCGCTCCATTTCATCCCTGGAAAAAGACATTCAGCGATTGCGCGAAGACCATGACGCGCCCATTGCCTACGACAAACGGCGCAACGGCTATTACTACACCGATCCGCAGTTTCGATTGCTCCGGCTGATGCTCTCACCCGACGACATGGAAGCCCTCGATTACGCCCGTGAAGTGCTGACAGCCACACAAGGGGCGTCGGTAGCGGGTGAGTTGGCCAACGCCCTGCAGAAAGTGCGGCAAAGTCTGGATATTATTCGGGAGGTAAAAACCGAAGGTCTGACGCGACGCGTCGTGTATGTAGAAGAGCGTGTGCTGGGCGGGAATCGCCATTACGTACCGGTTCTGATTCGGGCCATTAACCAGAACCGGCAGATTACCTTTCGCTATCTGAAACACGAAACGGCAGTCACTATGTCCGATCCGTTGGCTGAGGTACCAAAACTACGAACGTTGCATCCTATCTTACTGCGCGAAGTGGCCGATAGCTGGTACGTGATTGGCTATGACGAACCTTCGGGCAAAGAGCGAACCTTCGCACTTGACCGAATGAGTGATCTGGAAATTACGGATGATCCCTGCGCCGTTCCACCCGATGTGTTAACGAATGTCAGTGAATTGTTTGAGCATATTTATGGCATTACGGATAGCAGCGGGCCGGTCGAAGAGATTTTATTGTCGTTTTCTCCCCTGTTTGGTCGCTATGTAACGGCGAAGCCGATTCATCAGACGCAGGAGGTTATCCGCGACACGGACGAAGAATGTGTTGTCCGGCTGCGACTTGCGCCCAACCGCGATTTGCTGATGCATCTGCGCAGTTATGGCGAACACCTGACCGTAATACAGCCTGCCAGTTTAGCTCAGGATATAAAAGAGTCGCTAATGGCTACACTGGCGCGGTATTGA
- a CDS encoding pPIWI_RE_Z domain-containing protein: MNTFFRSNQNRAASSAPSLFPPFNTAAQWTAAAVTPRPSKRATLSAGQLLDIELGLFLLSQLLPTAPPDALPGLLTDTDSSFLERPTWTPKQLKLLNRGRVVLSHIQQRNVWTALLDAYTTIPDRLQAYDISTDRSRFCEKTVGFFRNRIITLKQIVS; the protein is encoded by the coding sequence ATGAACACTTTCTTTCGCTCCAATCAGAATCGCGCTGCCAGCTCAGCACCATCTCTTTTTCCACCATTCAACACCGCTGCTCAATGGACAGCGGCAGCCGTTACGCCCCGCCCATCGAAACGGGCTACGTTGTCGGCAGGGCAGTTACTCGACATCGAACTGGGCCTGTTTCTGTTATCGCAACTCCTGCCCACGGCCCCTCCCGACGCTCTGCCGGGTTTACTGACCGACACCGATTCGTCGTTTCTGGAGCGGCCAACCTGGACTCCCAAGCAACTCAAATTACTGAACCGGGGCCGGGTTGTGCTGAGCCATATTCAGCAACGCAATGTATGGACAGCTTTGCTGGATGCCTACACCACCATCCCCGACCGGTTACAAGCCTATGACATCAGTACCGATCGCAGCCGATTCTGCGAAAAGACGGTTGGCTTTTTCCGTAATCGCATTATTACGCTGAAGCAGATTGTGAGCTAA
- a CDS encoding WGR domain-containing protein, which translates to MLTNLLQRVQNYFDPSLSLKKLQPTTACPTPQPTPTQLPLPTKPLRTLKLIMVTAENNNKYYEMHEQENDTFTVHYGRVGGTKSVATYPIAQWNKKFREKVAKGYVDQTHLYADTTVTSDASSIADPSVRGLMSRLMDFANQSIYQNYVVTAQQVTRKQVETAQQLLDELAKLVSLGVDISAYNSKLLDLFKVIPRKMGKVGQHLVAQVPQTADELQTLHTQLASEQDTLDVMRGQVELAQSKTDSNLPPPGLLETMNLRVEPVTDQRVLNLIKQMMGPDVDKFDAAFSVQQAATQAAFDAHIKQARKSKTQLLWHGSRSENWMSILKTGLVLRPANAVINGKMFGYGIYFADQFSKSLNYTSLHGSVWANGKQKEGYLGIYEVHVGEQMVVSQHEARYQQLDSDALKRINPAYDSVFAQRGVSLLKNEFIVYNQAQCTVRYMVKIKI; encoded by the coding sequence ATGCTCACGAACCTGCTCCAGCGTGTCCAGAATTACTTCGATCCATCACTATCTCTAAAAAAATTACAACCTACAACCGCTTGTCCAACACCCCAACCCACACCCACACAGCTGCCTCTACCGACTAAACCATTACGCACGCTGAAATTGATTATGGTAACGGCAGAAAACAACAACAAATACTATGAAATGCACGAGCAGGAAAATGATACGTTTACCGTTCACTATGGGCGGGTAGGCGGCACAAAAAGTGTCGCAACCTATCCTATAGCGCAATGGAATAAAAAGTTTCGCGAGAAAGTAGCGAAAGGCTACGTCGATCAGACTCATCTCTATGCCGATACGACGGTAACCTCAGATGCCAGTTCCATTGCAGACCCTTCGGTACGTGGCCTGATGAGTCGGCTGATGGACTTCGCAAATCAGTCAATTTACCAGAACTACGTCGTTACAGCCCAACAGGTAACGCGTAAACAAGTCGAAACGGCCCAGCAACTGCTCGATGAGCTAGCCAAACTGGTATCGCTGGGCGTAGACATATCGGCCTACAACAGCAAACTGCTCGATCTCTTTAAAGTCATTCCCCGAAAAATGGGGAAAGTCGGTCAGCATCTGGTTGCTCAGGTCCCTCAAACGGCAGATGAGTTACAGACATTGCATACCCAGTTAGCCAGCGAGCAGGATACCCTCGACGTTATGCGTGGACAGGTCGAACTGGCCCAGTCGAAAACGGATAGTAATCTACCTCCGCCGGGCCTGCTGGAAACAATGAACCTTAGGGTCGAACCGGTCACCGACCAACGCGTGCTCAATCTCATTAAGCAGATGATGGGACCGGATGTCGATAAGTTCGACGCGGCCTTCAGTGTTCAGCAGGCGGCAACTCAGGCAGCTTTCGACGCTCATATAAAACAGGCCAGAAAATCCAAAACGCAGCTTCTGTGGCATGGCAGTCGCAGCGAAAACTGGATGTCTATTCTAAAAACAGGCCTTGTGCTGCGTCCGGCCAATGCGGTCATTAACGGCAAAATGTTTGGATACGGCATCTATTTCGCCGATCAGTTCAGCAAATCGCTGAACTATACCTCACTGCATGGCTCGGTCTGGGCCAATGGGAAGCAGAAAGAAGGGTATCTGGGCATCTATGAGGTACATGTGGGCGAACAAATGGTGGTAAGCCAGCACGAAGCCCGGTATCAACAGCTTGACAGCGATGCCCTTAAACGCATTAATCCTGCTTACGATTCGGTCTTTGCTCAACGTGGGGTCAGCCTATTGAAAAACGAATTCATTGTTTACAACCAGGCTCAATGCACGGTTCGGTACATGGTTAAAATTAAGATCTGA
- a CDS encoding ankyrin repeat domain-containing protein, whose translation MTPIQPVSFDAPLEHYQNQAEELLKAQKLGDNQQFQQIQNHQLTFRNWPEDDFHETGFSLVDAQQIIAHVYGFENWKELANYVDQVTQAHSAVWQFESAIEAMIIGDATTLSSLLQNNPELVHMRSMRVHHAMLLHYVGANGVENYRQKSPMNAVAITELVLRSGADVDALADTYGKGTTLGLVATSLHPFRAGVQIPLIKSLLTHGASMVGLADGWSPLMAALANGYPEAAETLATHGAPIDSVVAAAGLGRLDLVQGFFNETGTANTLATPLQEMPQELEAQLESAFFYACTYGHIDVAEFLLNRGVDPNAQNRDGQSSLHCAVLGGQPGMVKWLLEHNAPLEVRNLFGGTVLGQALWCVSYGNPAIDYVPIIETLLDAGATIEPGVITWLKQQPGLAAQTMIRIEEMLRRYGAQA comes from the coding sequence ATGACGCCCATACAGCCCGTATCGTTTGATGCCCCGCTTGAGCACTATCAGAATCAGGCCGAGGAGCTCCTTAAGGCCCAAAAATTGGGTGACAATCAACAATTTCAACAAATCCAGAACCACCAGCTGACCTTTCGAAACTGGCCGGAAGATGACTTTCACGAAACCGGATTCAGTCTGGTCGACGCTCAGCAGATCATTGCCCATGTGTACGGATTCGAGAACTGGAAAGAGCTGGCTAATTATGTCGACCAGGTAACACAGGCGCATTCGGCGGTCTGGCAGTTTGAATCGGCCATTGAAGCAATGATAATCGGTGATGCAACCACACTTTCGTCGCTGCTACAGAACAATCCAGAGTTGGTTCATATGCGTTCGATGCGTGTGCACCACGCTATGCTTCTCCACTATGTCGGGGCCAACGGTGTTGAGAACTACCGTCAGAAATCGCCGATGAACGCCGTTGCCATCACTGAATTAGTACTCAGATCGGGCGCCGACGTCGACGCTCTGGCCGACACCTACGGCAAAGGGACAACTTTGGGGCTGGTAGCGACAAGCCTTCATCCCTTCAGGGCTGGTGTTCAAATTCCGCTGATCAAAAGCTTACTAACTCATGGCGCATCGATGGTTGGTTTGGCTGATGGATGGTCACCGCTGATGGCGGCTTTGGCGAATGGCTATCCGGAAGCCGCTGAAACGCTGGCTACGCATGGCGCCCCAATTGACAGTGTCGTGGCCGCAGCCGGATTGGGACGACTTGATCTCGTTCAGGGATTTTTCAATGAAACGGGTACAGCAAACACGCTGGCTACACCGCTTCAGGAAATGCCTCAAGAGCTGGAAGCACAACTGGAAAGTGCTTTTTTCTATGCCTGCACCTATGGGCATATCGACGTGGCCGAGTTCCTGTTAAACCGTGGAGTTGATCCAAACGCCCAGAACAGGGACGGTCAAAGCAGTTTACACTGCGCTGTACTGGGTGGACAGCCTGGCATGGTCAAATGGCTTCTGGAACACAACGCACCCCTTGAAGTCAGAAACCTATTCGGTGGAACGGTGCTGGGTCAGGCGCTCTGGTGCGTCAGCTACGGCAATCCAGCGATAGATTATGTACCGATTATTGAGACATTGCTCGATGCCGGTGCCACGATTGAACCAGGAGTCATTACCTGGTTGAAGCAGCAGCCTGGACTCGCTGCTCAGACAATGATACGTATTGAAGAAATGCTCCGGCGGTACGGAGCGCAAGCCTAA
- a CDS encoding pPIWI_RE_Z domain-containing protein translates to MNAQLTSYPTTARPALSSLLRWQEPLATRLRYRHALPGMVANRLLNVELGLYLMAELLPLAPAVSLPDLLNGQGPAYRQRTIWSPRQHRTLSQARVLLAPYRDRAVWFKALDKYATLSPELRIYSLKGGGGWNPDVSSYVMRERLSLFQDALA, encoded by the coding sequence ATGAACGCGCAATTAACCTCCTATCCCACCACAGCCCGCCCGGCCCTGTCCAGCCTTTTGCGCTGGCAGGAGCCGCTGGCGACTCGGTTACGCTATCGCCATGCGCTGCCTGGCATGGTAGCCAACCGGCTGCTCAATGTCGAACTGGGCCTGTACCTGATGGCCGAATTGCTGCCCCTGGCTCCGGCGGTATCCCTCCCCGACCTGCTCAACGGTCAGGGTCCGGCCTATCGTCAGCGCACCATCTGGTCGCCCCGGCAACACCGCACCCTGAGTCAGGCTCGGGTATTGCTGGCTCCCTACCGCGACAGGGCGGTCTGGTTTAAAGCCCTGGACAAATACGCTACTTTATCGCCGGAATTACGGATTTACTCCCTGAAAGGCGGTGGTGGCTGGAATCCCGACGTTAGTAGTTACGTCATGCGCGAACGCCTGAGCCTGTTTCAGGATGCGCTGGCCTAG
- a CDS encoding VOC family protein, with translation MKFLSLEPFIPSGNNFEGTKQFFQELGFTINWDAGDYVGFDRDGCKFILQKFDNVEFAQNLMVNVRISNADEFWREVTEKKLPETFGIRIGKPINQPYGREVNIIDLAGVCWHFVE, from the coding sequence ATGAAGTTTCTATCTCTTGAGCCCTTCATTCCATCAGGGAATAATTTTGAAGGCACTAAGCAATTTTTTCAGGAATTAGGGTTCACCATCAATTGGGATGCTGGTGACTATGTGGGCTTTGACCGAGACGGATGCAAATTCATTTTACAGAAATTTGACAACGTCGAGTTTGCGCAAAATCTCATGGTGAATGTACGGATCAGCAACGCCGACGAATTCTGGCGGGAGGTAACGGAGAAAAAACTCCCTGAAACGTTTGGCATTCGGATCGGCAAACCAATCAACCAGCCTTATGGCCGGGAAGTGAACATAATTGATCTGGCCGGTGTCTGCTGGCATTTTGTTGAATAG
- a CDS encoding amidase, protein MNRRSFVKASSVLSVSAATLTACSSPKSAGTETDSAPFVDEFALNELTINDLQQKMQSGEYTSEAITQLYLDRIEAIDKKGPRLNAVIEINPDALTIAQSMDQARKAGKLRGPMHGIPVLIKDNIDTGDQQMTTAGALALEGRKAAKDAFIVVQLRKAGAVILGKTNLSEWANFRSTRSSSGWSSRGGQTRNPYILDRNPSGSSSGSGSATSANLCAVAVGTETDGSIIAPSSHCGLVGLKPTVGLVSRSGIIPISHTQDTAGPMTRTVTDAAILLGALTGVDPDDAVTLESRGKSVADYTQFLKAEGLSGKRIGIEKSFLKGYEGVVGLYKEAIDVLKKQGATIVEVELMKELQGMGGAEFTVLQYEFKDGVNRYLSTANARVKTLADVIAFNQKNQAKAMPFFKQETLESSEAKGDLTSKEYTEALARTQNWRQRIDRLMAANKLDAIGGTSIGPAGCIDLINGDYDTGFYFCPPAAMAGYPHLTIPMGTVHGLPVGFSLIAGAYQEGALLAIGYAYEQASKKRERPGFLKSLIPG, encoded by the coding sequence ATGAACCGACGGAGTTTTGTTAAAGCCAGTTCAGTCCTTTCAGTATCTGCTGCTACATTGACAGCCTGCTCATCGCCAAAATCAGCAGGTACGGAAACCGACTCCGCCCCTTTTGTCGACGAGTTTGCGCTCAATGAATTAACCATCAACGACCTGCAGCAAAAAATGCAGTCGGGAGAATATACCTCCGAAGCCATCACCCAACTCTACCTGGACCGTATTGAGGCCATCGACAAAAAAGGTCCCCGCCTGAACGCTGTCATTGAGATCAACCCTGATGCCCTGACCATAGCCCAATCGATGGATCAGGCGCGAAAGGCCGGTAAGCTCCGGGGGCCCATGCATGGCATTCCGGTACTGATCAAGGATAACATCGACACCGGCGATCAACAGATGACAACTGCTGGTGCTTTAGCGCTGGAAGGCCGCAAAGCAGCTAAAGACGCCTTTATTGTTGTTCAATTGCGGAAGGCTGGCGCGGTCATACTGGGTAAAACCAACCTGAGCGAGTGGGCCAACTTTCGATCGACCCGTTCCAGCAGCGGCTGGAGTAGTCGGGGCGGGCAAACCCGAAATCCTTACATTCTGGATCGCAATCCGAGCGGCTCCAGTTCGGGCTCCGGCTCGGCAACATCCGCAAATTTATGCGCCGTTGCGGTGGGCACCGAAACGGATGGTTCCATCATTGCCCCTTCGTCTCATTGTGGGCTCGTTGGCCTGAAGCCAACGGTAGGACTGGTCAGCCGCAGTGGCATTATCCCCATCTCCCATACCCAGGATACCGCCGGACCCATGACCCGCACCGTAACCGATGCGGCTATTTTGCTGGGTGCGCTCACAGGCGTTGATCCCGACGATGCCGTGACGCTCGAAAGCCGTGGCAAGAGTGTAGCTGACTATACGCAATTTCTGAAAGCTGAAGGTTTGTCGGGCAAACGGATCGGCATTGAGAAATCGTTCTTAAAAGGGTACGAAGGCGTTGTTGGTCTGTACAAAGAAGCCATTGATGTACTGAAAAAGCAGGGGGCTACCATCGTGGAAGTCGAGTTAATGAAAGAGCTTCAGGGCATGGGCGGGGCCGAATTTACCGTGCTTCAATATGAGTTCAAAGATGGCGTAAACCGCTACTTATCGACGGCCAATGCCAGGGTAAAGACCTTGGCCGATGTGATTGCCTTTAATCAAAAGAATCAGGCGAAGGCCATGCCTTTCTTTAAACAGGAAACGCTCGAAAGCAGTGAAGCCAAAGGCGATTTGACCAGTAAAGAATATACCGAAGCACTCGCCAGAACACAAAACTGGCGACAACGTATCGACCGGCTAATGGCGGCTAATAAACTGGATGCGATTGGCGGCACCAGCATCGGCCCAGCGGGCTGCATCGACCTCATCAACGGCGACTACGACACGGGCTTTTACTTCTGCCCACCAGCCGCCATGGCGGGTTATCCCCACCTGACTATCCCCATGGGAACCGTTCACGGCTTACCGGTCGGTTTCTCGCTCATCGCCGGAGCCTATCAGGAAGGCGCGTTACTGGCAATCGGCTACGCCTACGAACAGGCTTCTAAAAAGCGAGAGCGGCCGGGGTTTTTGAAGTCGTTGATTCCGGGGTAA